One stretch of Campylobacter sp. CCS1377 DNA includes these proteins:
- a CDS encoding acetyl-CoA carboxylase subunit A, whose translation MIHKILIANRAEIAVRVIRACRDLHIKSVAVFTEPDRECLHVKIADEAYRIGTDAIRGYLDVARIIEIAKACGADAIHPGYGFLSENYEFAKACEDAGIIFIGPRSEVIHKMGNKNIARNLMAKNGIPIVPGTEKLNDYSMDEIKTFAEKIGYPIILKASGGGGGRGIRVVHDESEIEKSFEACKREALTYFNNDEVFMEKYVVNPRHIEFQILGDNYGNIIHLCERDCSIQRRHQKVIEIAPCPGISDNLRKTMGVTAVAAAKAVGYTNAGTIEFLLDDYNRFYFMEMNTRIQVEHPVTEEITGVDLIVRQIRIAGGEILDLEQSDIKPRGFAIEARITAENVWKNFIPSPGKIGEYYPALGPSVRVDSHIYKDYTVPPFYDSMLAKLIIKATSYDLAVNKLERALKEFVIDDIRTTIPFLIAITKTREFRRGYFDTSFIETHMQELLENTEDRHQENKEEVIAAIAATLKKIRESRK comes from the coding sequence ATGATACACAAAATTTTAATTGCCAATCGTGCTGAAATAGCCGTTAGAGTAATTCGTGCTTGTAGGGACTTGCATATTAAGAGTGTAGCGGTTTTTACTGAACCTGATCGTGAATGCTTACATGTAAAAATTGCTGATGAGGCTTATCGTATAGGTACAGATGCCATAAGAGGGTATTTAGATGTTGCAAGGATAATAGAAATTGCTAAGGCTTGTGGGGCTGATGCTATACATCCAGGTTATGGATTTTTAAGTGAAAATTATGAATTTGCCAAAGCTTGTGAAGATGCAGGGATTATTTTCATAGGTCCAAGGTCTGAAGTTATACATAAAATGGGAAATAAAAATATTGCAAGAAATTTAATGGCAAAAAATGGAATTCCAATTGTTCCAGGTACTGAAAAGTTGAATGATTATTCTATGGATGAAATTAAAACTTTTGCAGAAAAAATAGGCTATCCTATTATTTTAAAAGCCAGCGGTGGTGGCGGGGGTCGTGGAATTCGTGTTGTTCATGATGAAAGTGAGATAGAAAAATCTTTTGAAGCTTGTAAAAGAGAGGCTTTGACTTATTTTAATAATGATGAAGTTTTTATGGAAAAATATGTGGTAAATCCTCGCCATATCGAGTTTCAAATCTTGGGCGATAATTATGGTAATATTATCCATCTTTGCGAAAGGGATTGTTCTATCCAACGCCGCCATCAAAAAGTCATTGAAATCGCTCCTTGTCCTGGGATTTCTGATAATTTACGAAAAACTATGGGTGTAACCGCAGTTGCCGCTGCAAAGGCAGTAGGATACACTAATGCTGGAACTATAGAGTTTTTGCTTGATGATTATAACCGTTTTTATTTTATGGAGATGAATACAAGAATTCAAGTCGAGCACCCAGTGACAGAAGAGATCACGGGTGTTGATTTAATCGTGCGTCAAATTCGTATTGCAGGTGGGGAAATTTTAGATTTAGAGCAAAGCGATATTAAACCTAGAGGTTTTGCAATTGAGGCAAGAATTACAGCTGAAAATGTATGGAAAAATTTCATTCCAAGTCCGGGTAAAATCGGAGAGTATTATCCAGCTCTAGGTCCTTCTGTAAGGGTCGATAGTCATATTTATAAAGATTATACCGTGCCTCCTTTTTATGATTCTATGCTTGCAAAACTTATTATCAAAGCTACAAGTTATGATTTGGCGGTAAATAAACTAGAACGCGCTTTGAAAGAATTTGTCATTGATGATATAAGAACAACCATTCCGTTTTTAATTGCCATTACTAAAACGCGTGAATTTCGTCGTGGTTATTTTGACACTTCTTTTATCGAAACGCATATGCAAGAATTGCTAGAAAACACTGAAGATCGTCATCAAGAAAATAAAGAAGAAGTTATTGCTGCGATTGCGGCGACGCTTAAAAAAATTAGAGAAAGTAGAAAATAA